The following is a genomic window from Opitutus sp. GAS368.
CACTTACGCTCCACCCTTCCCCTGATTTCAGGTCCACCCCACGCTCGCCCGCGCACGACTCACCGTTAACGTCTCGGCAAAAGATGATCCACTATCACGTCTGGTTTAATTTGAAACCCGGGGTCCGCGAAGCCGATGGACTGGCTGTGGTTGGACGGTTCTTGACGAATCTCTGCGCGAGCGATGAGGCCACGAAGTTTCAGCTTCTCCGGAACAAGGGTGGACCTCCGCGATCCAAGCTGCCGCGCTACCACGCCCTGGTTCAATTCGTGGATGAGGTCCAGCTGGCGGAGGCGATGAAGAAGCAAGCCGCCCGAGGCATACACTCAGGGTTACATGGCAACGTGATCGATGTCGTGACTGATTTCCACGTTGAGATTTTTTCCCTCATGGAAGAGCCGTTGATCGATAGCATACTTGGTCTCTAGGCGTGCGATATCTAAACCCAGATATTGCCATGAAGAAGAAAGTTTCCGTTGTCGGTTGTGCCATCGCTGCGGTCTTGTTTTGCGCTTCATGCGCCTCAACGCCTCCCCGGGATCCCAATGAGGTCATCAAGGATGATCAGACCCGGTTCAAAGAGCAGTCACTGCGTTATCCCGACCGAAACAGTCCCCAGCAACAACAGGATGCCACGGAACAGGCCCGGAAAGACGATATGCTCAAGAAGTGAGGAGGAACATGATATACGCGATCAAA
Proteins encoded in this region:
- a CDS encoding DUF6614 family protein translates to MIHYHVWFNLKPGVREADGLAVVGRFLTNLCASDEATKFQLLRNKGGPPRSKLPRYHALVQFVDEVQLAEAMKKQAARGIHSGLHGNVIDVVTDFHVEIFSLMEEPLIDSILGL